One stretch of Ornithinimicrobium ciconiae DNA includes these proteins:
- a CDS encoding XdhC family protein, with protein sequence MRDVLEELVAWWQAGESVALGTVVGTWKSAPRQPGASMLVGPGGEAVGSVSGGCVEGAVYQLGEEVIASGSPVLQRYGISDDEAMGVGLTCGGILDVFVERISPEDFPELGEVVADIEAGRPVAVATVTAHPDPTEVGRHLVVRPEGEPTAGSLGTDRLDDTVVDDARGMLAQGRTATLEYGPEGQRRGEGMRVFIASYAPRPRMLVFGAIDFAAAVARVGSFLGYRVTVCDARPVFATHSRFPDADEVIVKWPHKYVEEQVAQGALDPRTVACVLTHDPKFDVPLLEVLLGDDAPELAYVGAMGSRRTHDDRLARLRESGLTGEQLSRLRSPIGLDLGARTPEETAVSVAAEIIALRWGGLGDPLSETEGAIHRHG encoded by the coding sequence GTGCGTGATGTGCTGGAGGAGTTGGTGGCCTGGTGGCAGGCCGGTGAGAGCGTCGCGCTCGGCACCGTGGTCGGGACCTGGAAGTCCGCACCGCGCCAGCCGGGTGCCTCGATGCTCGTCGGCCCCGGCGGTGAGGCCGTCGGCTCGGTCTCCGGGGGCTGCGTCGAGGGTGCCGTCTATCAGCTGGGGGAGGAGGTGATCGCCTCGGGATCGCCTGTCCTGCAACGTTATGGGATCTCCGACGACGAGGCGATGGGCGTCGGTCTGACGTGCGGCGGCATCCTGGATGTCTTCGTCGAGCGCATCTCTCCGGAGGACTTCCCCGAGCTGGGGGAGGTGGTCGCAGACATAGAGGCGGGACGTCCGGTCGCTGTCGCCACGGTCACGGCGCACCCCGACCCGACCGAGGTCGGGCGGCACCTCGTGGTGCGCCCCGAGGGTGAGCCGACCGCGGGCTCGCTGGGCACGGACCGGTTGGACGACACTGTCGTCGACGACGCGCGCGGCATGCTGGCCCAGGGCCGCACCGCGACACTGGAGTACGGCCCCGAGGGGCAACGCCGCGGTGAGGGCATGCGCGTCTTCATCGCCTCCTACGCCCCGCGGCCCAGGATGCTCGTCTTCGGCGCGATCGACTTCGCCGCGGCGGTGGCGCGCGTCGGGTCCTTCCTCGGCTATCGGGTCACGGTCTGTGACGCGCGGCCGGTCTTTGCCACCCACAGCCGGTTCCCCGACGCGGACGAGGTCATCGTCAAGTGGCCCCACAAGTATGTCGAGGAGCAGGTCGCGCAGGGCGCCCTCGATCCGCGCACGGTCGCCTGTGTGCTGACCCACGACCCGAAGTTCGACGTGCCACTGCTCGAGGTGCTGCTGGGCGACGACGCACCCGAACTAGCCTATGTCGGGGCGATGGGATCGCGTCGCACGCACGACGACAGGTTGGCCCGCCTCCGCGAGTCCGGCCTGACCGGCGAGCAGCTGTCCCGGCTGCGCAGCCCGATCGGTCTCGACCTGGGTGCCCGCACCCCAGAGGAGACGGCGGTGAGCGTTGCTGCCGAGATCATCGCGCTGCGCTGGGGCGGGTTGGGCGATCCGCTGAGCGAGACCGAGGGTGCGATCCACCGGCACGGATGA
- a CDS encoding SRPBCC family protein translates to MGMELKHTFTVPASPESTWALLTDLKQVGGCFPGATVTETDGDTFSGTVKVKLGPIQMQYAGTGSFLERDDAAHRAVIEGKGKDKRGNGTASATATMTLTPDGDGTKVEVLTDLTVTGKPAQFGRGVMQDVSDKLLGQFVGCLESTLGADEEPTAEAEAAEAAVSAAAATAAAVSASPAASEPESASEPASASEPVIEPAVGSTPQPAADPAPGPSGSETPPLAEPRRSGSGTPSVGGTPSSVDDAIDLGELVGPVLRERYGMALAVGVVGLVLGIVIGRALGRH, encoded by the coding sequence ATGGGCATGGAGCTCAAGCACACCTTCACCGTCCCGGCCTCGCCCGAGAGCACCTGGGCGCTGCTGACCGACCTCAAACAGGTCGGGGGCTGCTTCCCGGGCGCGACGGTCACCGAGACTGACGGCGACACCTTCTCCGGGACGGTCAAGGTCAAGCTCGGGCCGATCCAGATGCAGTATGCCGGGACCGGCTCCTTCCTCGAACGTGACGACGCGGCACACCGGGCCGTCATCGAGGGCAAGGGCAAGGACAAGCGCGGCAATGGCACCGCCAGCGCCACCGCGACGATGACCCTGACCCCCGACGGGGACGGCACCAAGGTGGAGGTCCTCACCGACCTGACGGTCACCGGCAAGCCGGCACAGTTTGGCCGCGGCGTCATGCAAGACGTCTCGGACAAGTTGCTGGGCCAGTTCGTCGGGTGCCTGGAGTCCACGCTCGGGGCTGACGAGGAGCCGACTGCTGAGGCAGAAGCGGCTGAGGCAGCGGTGTCTGCGGCTGCGGCTACGGCTGCGGCGGTGTCTGCGTCGCCGGCTGCATCGGAGCCAGAGTCCGCATCGGAGCCAGCGTCTGCGTCGGAGCCCGTGATCGAACCCGCTGTCGGGTCAACGCCGCAGCCCGCGGCCGACCCGGCTCCGGGTCCGTCCGGCTCCGAGACCCCTCCCCTGGCCGAGCCACGGCGATCGGGCTCCGGGACACCGTCGGTGGGCGGCACACCGTCGTCCGTGGACGACGCGATCGACCTCGGCGAGCTGGTCGGGCCGGTGCTGCGCGAGCGTTACGGCATGGCGCTGGCCGTCGGGGTCGTCGGGCTGGTCCTGGGCATCGTGATCGGACGTGCGCTGGGCAGACACTGA
- a CDS encoding FAD binding domain-containing protein, giving the protein MIPAPFDYAAPATVEEALALLAEHGDEAKVMAGGQSLLPVLRMRLNAPELVVDISGIESLKGITDTGDGIRIGAGATYQEVLDSDLVREHLGLLHKAVSEVADPQIRHRGTVCGALAHADPAGDVGAPVLALDATMEVQALGVVGPRQVAGADFFVDLFETAVGEGELLTAVTIPKHTGWGSRYEKFVRVSHQWAIIGIAAAVRSEGGVIAEAKVGMTNMGSKPLRATAVEAALAGQPATEEAIAEICARAGEGTEPPSDLNGKADYRRHLAGVLTRRAVLAAAGG; this is encoded by the coding sequence GTGATCCCCGCGCCCTTTGACTATGCGGCACCGGCCACCGTCGAGGAGGCCCTGGCCCTGCTGGCCGAGCACGGCGATGAGGCCAAGGTGATGGCCGGAGGGCAGTCCCTCCTGCCGGTCCTGCGGATGCGCCTCAACGCCCCCGAGCTGGTCGTCGACATCTCCGGCATCGAGTCCCTCAAGGGGATCACCGACACCGGTGACGGCATCCGCATCGGTGCGGGTGCGACATACCAGGAGGTCCTGGACTCCGACCTGGTGCGCGAGCACCTGGGGTTGTTGCACAAGGCCGTCTCGGAGGTCGCCGACCCGCAGATCCGCCACCGCGGCACGGTCTGCGGGGCCCTGGCCCACGCCGACCCAGCCGGTGACGTCGGCGCGCCGGTGCTGGCCCTGGACGCCACCATGGAGGTCCAGGCACTCGGTGTCGTCGGTCCCCGTCAGGTGGCTGGGGCCGACTTCTTCGTCGACCTGTTTGAGACCGCCGTCGGCGAGGGCGAGCTGCTCACCGCGGTGACGATCCCCAAGCACACCGGGTGGGGCAGCCGCTATGAGAAGTTCGTCCGGGTCTCCCACCAGTGGGCGATCATCGGCATCGCGGCCGCGGTGCGGTCCGAGGGCGGCGTCATCGCCGAGGCCAAGGTCGGCATGACCAACATGGGCTCCAAGCCGCTGCGTGCCACAGCCGTCGAGGCGGCCCTGGCGGGGCAGCCGGCCACCGAGGAGGCCATCGCCGAGATCTGCGCCCGGGCCGGCGAGGGCACCGAGCCACCGTCGGACCTCAACGGCAAGGCGGACTATCGGCGGCACCTGGCGGGCGTCCTCACCCGGCGCGCGGTGCTGGCTGCGGCGGGAGGCTGA
- a CDS encoding xanthine dehydrogenase family protein molybdopterin-binding subunit yields the protein MTITEEPQTGNREVGKDRRRKEDQRLITGRTKWTDNLQMTGMLHLSMVRSPFAHATITNIDTSEAKAAPGVIAVLTGADVKDLQGSLPNAWPVTPEQKAPPHPAIAVDRVAFSGEIVACVIARSAAAARDAAELVDVDYDELPAVIDLKAAAADEVLAHPELGTNESALWIFDSAEAGTGEDVEAAIRDAEVLIEREFRQQRLIPSFMEPRSVVVDPTGEQFVMWSSTQVPHILRLMLALTLGVPESKVRVIAPDVGGGFGGKLQVTPEEVITFLAARHTGKPCKWNETRSESLLSAHHGRDQWQKLTLAAKKDGTVTGLKVHLTANMGAYLGLVTSGVPVLGAFMFNAIYKFPSYRFECQNVFTNLTWTDAYRGAGRPEATFAIERMMDELAIELGRDPLEVREQNWIKHEEFPFTTVAGLEYDTGNYEAATARAKELFGYDELRAEQAARRESGDRIQLGIGVSTFTEMCGLAPSRVLGSLAYGAGGWEHASVRMLPSGKVEVITGSSAHGQGHETAWSQIVADELGVPFEDIEVLHGDTQISHKGLDTYGSRSLVVGGQAVIKAARKVVEKAKPLAADALEANVDDLEFSGGRFTVKGAGEGQEGVAITDLALRVFAAHDLPDGVEPGLDADATYDPVNFSYPHGTHLCAMEIDTETGESTMRSYVCVDDVGTVVNPLIVDGQIHGGLVQGIAQALWEEAVYDDQGTLITGSFVDYTLPTSADTISFVTDRTVTPSTTNDLGAKGVGEAGTIASTPAVVNAVLDALRQYGVTDILMPCTPERVWNAIQSGKGDQPTVESAAPHFEESAPNQDTPETEGGTL from the coding sequence CACCTGTCGATGGTCCGCAGCCCCTTCGCCCACGCCACGATCACCAACATCGACACCAGCGAGGCCAAGGCCGCGCCGGGCGTCATCGCCGTGCTGACCGGTGCGGACGTCAAGGACCTGCAGGGCTCGCTGCCCAACGCCTGGCCCGTGACCCCCGAGCAGAAGGCCCCACCGCACCCAGCGATCGCCGTGGACCGGGTCGCCTTCTCCGGCGAGATCGTCGCCTGTGTGATCGCCCGTTCCGCGGCTGCGGCCCGGGACGCCGCCGAGCTGGTCGACGTCGACTATGACGAGTTGCCCGCCGTGATCGACCTCAAGGCCGCAGCCGCCGACGAGGTCCTGGCCCACCCCGAGCTCGGCACCAACGAGTCAGCCCTGTGGATCTTTGACTCTGCCGAGGCCGGCACCGGCGAGGACGTCGAGGCCGCGATCCGCGACGCCGAGGTGCTCATCGAGCGGGAGTTCCGCCAGCAGCGTCTGATCCCCTCCTTCATGGAGCCGCGCAGCGTGGTCGTCGACCCCACGGGTGAGCAGTTCGTGATGTGGTCCTCGACCCAGGTGCCCCACATCCTGCGGCTGATGCTCGCCCTGACCCTGGGCGTGCCCGAGTCCAAGGTGCGGGTCATCGCCCCGGACGTGGGCGGTGGGTTCGGCGGCAAGCTGCAGGTCACCCCGGAGGAGGTGATCACCTTCCTGGCGGCCCGGCATACCGGCAAGCCGTGCAAGTGGAACGAGACCCGCTCCGAGTCCCTGCTGTCCGCGCACCACGGGCGCGACCAGTGGCAGAAGTTGACCCTGGCGGCCAAGAAGGACGGCACCGTCACCGGACTCAAGGTGCACCTGACCGCCAACATGGGTGCCTATCTGGGCCTGGTGACCTCGGGCGTGCCGGTGCTGGGCGCCTTCATGTTCAACGCGATCTACAAGTTCCCGTCCTATCGCTTCGAGTGTCAGAACGTCTTCACCAACCTGACCTGGACCGACGCCTACCGCGGCGCCGGGCGGCCGGAGGCGACCTTCGCGATCGAGCGGATGATGGACGAGCTCGCCATCGAGCTGGGACGTGACCCCCTCGAGGTGCGCGAGCAGAACTGGATCAAGCACGAGGAGTTCCCGTTCACCACCGTCGCCGGGCTGGAGTACGACACCGGCAACTATGAGGCCGCCACCGCCCGGGCCAAGGAGCTCTTCGGGTATGACGAGCTGCGGGCTGAGCAGGCCGCTCGCCGCGAGAGCGGCGACCGGATCCAGCTGGGCATCGGAGTGTCCACCTTCACCGAGATGTGCGGACTGGCGCCCAGCCGGGTGCTGGGCTCGCTGGCCTATGGCGCCGGCGGCTGGGAGCACGCGTCCGTGCGGATGCTGCCCTCGGGCAAGGTCGAGGTCATCACCGGGTCCTCCGCGCACGGCCAGGGCCACGAGACGGCCTGGAGCCAGATCGTGGCCGACGAGTTGGGCGTGCCCTTTGAGGACATCGAGGTGCTGCACGGCGACACCCAGATCTCCCACAAGGGCCTGGACACCTATGGCTCACGCTCCCTCGTCGTCGGCGGCCAGGCGGTCATCAAGGCGGCGCGCAAGGTCGTGGAGAAGGCGAAGCCACTGGCGGCGGACGCCCTCGAGGCCAACGTGGACGACCTGGAGTTCTCCGGCGGACGATTCACCGTCAAGGGCGCCGGCGAGGGACAGGAGGGCGTGGCGATCACCGACCTGGCCCTGCGCGTCTTCGCCGCCCACGACCTGCCCGACGGGGTCGAGCCGGGACTGGACGCGGACGCCACCTACGACCCGGTCAACTTCTCCTATCCGCACGGCACCCACCTGTGCGCCATGGAGATCGACACCGAGACCGGCGAGTCCACGATGCGCTCCTATGTCTGCGTCGACGACGTCGGCACCGTGGTCAACCCACTGATCGTCGACGGGCAGATCCACGGCGGTCTGGTCCAGGGCATCGCGCAGGCACTGTGGGAGGAGGCGGTGTATGACGATCAGGGCACCCTGATCACCGGCTCCTTCGTCGACTACACCCTGCCCACCTCGGCCGACACGATCAGCTTTGTCACCGACCGCACGGTCACCCCGTCGACGACCAACGACCTGGGCGCCAAGGGTGTCGGCGAGGCCGGCACGATCGCCTCCACCCCGGCCGTCGTCAACGCCGTCCTCGACGCGCTGCGACAGTACGGCGTCACGGACATCCTCATGCCGTGCACCCCCGAGCGGGTCTGGAACGCCATCCAGAGCGGCAAGGGAGACCAGCCAACCGTCGAGTCGGCCGCACCTCACTTCGAGGAGTCGGCGCCCAACCAAGACACCCCTGAGACGGAAGGCGGCACGCTGTGA